The DNA segment AAGCATTTTACGTAAAGAAGGGGTAGCATCACTCTTTAGAAGGCCTTTTACCGTTCTGGCTAGACGTTTAGAATGCCAAACCATTGTTAGTTGACAACTCGGCACTCCCCACTTGGTTTGATCGCCCTCCGGCGATTGTTCCGAGGCTTTCACGTATTGGTCCTATGACGTCCTCCCTTGCTGCGACGCCACTTTTACCCTGGCACCGGTCCGCAGGCGCCACACTGGCCCCGTTTGCTGGCTACGAGATGCCGATTCAGTACGGCTCGATCGTTGAAGAACACCAAGCCTGCCGAAACGCCGCCACGCTCTTTGACGTTTCCCACATGGGACGCCTCCGCTTCGACGGAACCGATGCTGCAGCGTTGTTGGACCATTTGCTGACCCGCCGCGTCAGCGATCTAAAGGAGGGCCAGATCCGCTACTCCCTGATGTGTAACGAAGAGGGAGGCATCCTGGACGACGTCCTGGTATCGAACCTAACCACCCCTTCGGGCCTGAATTACCACCTGCTGGTCGTGAACGCTTCGAACCGCGAGAAGATTGTTAAGTGGATCACGCCCCACTTGGCGGATTTCCCCTCCGTGACGATGACCGACCGCACCGACTTGACCGCGATGATCGCGATCCAAGGGCCTCGTGCGATGGAGATCTGCGGAAATTTATTCAAATCCGACCCCAGTCGCTTGAAGTATTACCGCGGCACCATCACCGAACAATTTTCGAAACCGGCGATCGTGACCCGCACCGGATACACGGGCGAAGATGGGATTGAAATCATCGTCCGCGCCGAAGAAGCGATGCGGATTTGGGAAAACCTGATCCTCGCAGGCCGTAAACATGGGCTGATCGCCGCAGGCCTGGGTGCCCGAGACACCCTGCGACTGGAAGCGGGCATGCCCCTTTACGGCCATGAACTGAACGAACAAATCGACCCTCTGACTGCAGGCCTAAAATTTGCCTGCAACCTGGAAGGACGCTCCTTCATCGGTGACGAAGCCTTGCGGACGATCGCCCAGCAAGGCCCCACCCGAACCCGTGTCGGCTTATTGCCTGAAGGACGGCGTCCGGTCCGCGAGGGCTGTGACATCCTGTCCAACGAAGGGGCCGTGATCGGCTCCGTCACCAGCGGTGCACCTTCACCAACGCTTGGCAAACCCATCGCGATGGGCTACGTCGACAACGCTTTTGCGGCGGTTGATTCATCCTTACAAATCGACAACCGCGGCCGCACGCAAGCGGCAACCATCACTTCATTACCTTTCTATAAACGTGAGCGTTAGTATGAACCCGGAACAATTGCTCTATGCAGAAACCCATGAATGGGTCCATATCGACGACCAGGGCGACCAGAAAATTGCCACCCTGGGAATCTCGGCTTTTGCGATCGAACAACTGAATGACTTGGTCTACATGGACCTGCCCGCCGTTGGCACCGCCCTGGATGCGGGCCAAGAATTTGGCGAAGTCGAATCGGTCAAAGCGGTCAGCCCCCTCTACACCCCGATCGCCGGCGAAGTCCTGGAAGTCAATTCCGACTTGCCTGACAACCTGGAATGGCTGAACGAAGAACCGTACGGCAAAGGCTGGGTGATCAAACTGAAAGTCACCGATGATTCCGGCCTAGCAAACTTGCTGGACCATGCCGCTTACGAAAAACAGTGTGCTGAATCGGGCTGATCCGCTCCCTCAGCGACCGCCCGCCCTCAAGCAAGGCACCGAATAACTTCGTTGCCAACGACGGGGACATGCCTCTGTTTATTCATTACGGGATGGCCCCCGCGGTTATCGCTGCCACCGATTTTTCGGTTCCTGTAAAGGAGCCGTGGAAATAACGGAGCCGTGGAAACCGCAATCGGAACAGATGGGATAAAGCGTTAGCCACGGCTTAAAAGCGTTAGCCACGGCTTAGTGGAGCTGAATCCGGGACTACCCCCGAAACGGCTGATTAAACCAGCGGGCTGCTCGCACCATTCCGCTTGATTGCTAACTTATTTGTGCTTGATCCCTAGCCTTCACTTCTTTCCAAACGCCGCTTCAAGACTGCTCATGTATTTGTTTCATACCGACGAAGATCGACAGGCGATGCTGAAATCGATCGGCGCCGAATCGGTCGACGAACTGATCCATTCTCAAGTCCCCGAAAATGCTCGGTTCGAGGGAACGCTTCAGCTCCCTCCGGCACTGTCCGAAATGGAAATGCAGCGAGAAGTCGAACGAGCGGCGGCCCAAAACGCCTCCGCCGCTTCGCACGTCTGCTTCATGGGAGGCGGTGCCTACGACCATTTCGTCCCCGCCACGGTCGATGCGATCGCTTCCCGAGGCGAATTTTTTACGTCGTACACCCCGTATCAAGCAGAAGTCAGCCAGGGAAACCTGCAAGCGATGTTTGAATACGAAACCCTGGTCACGCAACTGACAGGATTAGATGTCTCCAACGCCAGCCTATACGACGGCGGCTCGGCTGCGGTCGAAGCGGTGATGATGGCACTATCGGTGGTCAAAGGACGCAACAAAGTGGTTACCTCCGCTGCGGTGCATCCCGAATACCGGCAGATTTTGGAAACCTACCTGCGTGGTTTGCAATGTGAACTGGTCGTCGCCCCCTACGACGCTTCGGGTACCTCCAGCGGAATCGCCGATTACATCGACGACAAAACCGCCTGCGTTCTGATCCAACACCCAAACTTCTTTGGGCGACTGGAAGAGGTCCAGCAGATCGCGGATGCGACTCATGCAGCCGGCGCATTGCTGGTTCAATCGTTCGACCCGATCAGTGTCGGCCGCCTAAAACGCCCAGGCGACATGGGAGCCGATATCGCGGTTGCGGAAGGCCAAGGCCTGGGCAACCCACTAAACTTTGGCGGACCCTATCTTGGAATCATGGCCTGCCGAAACGAATTGGTTCGCCGCCTGCCAGGACGGATCGCCGGACAAACGGTCGACCGCCGCGGTAACCGTTGCTGGGTCCTGACCCTGCAAACTCGCGAACAACATATCCGCCGCGAGCGAGCCACCAGCAACATCTGCAGCAACCAAACATTGTTGGCCCTGCGAGCGACAATCTACCTCTCGCTACTTGGGCCAGAAGGCCTGAAGGAAACCGCTGAGCACTGCCTGCAAAAAACGCAGTACATGCAAAAGCAAGTGGCTTCCCTGGAACGCTTTTCAGTTCCCTTCGCGGGCCCTGTCTTTAAAGAATTTGTCGTCAAAGATCACGATGGTTCGGTCGCAAACCTGATCGAATCGATGCGTGGTGATGGATACCTAGCGGGCGTCCCACTGGGCCAGTGGTACCCCGAACTATCCGACTGCTACCTTATCGCGGTTACCGAACGTCGCACACGTGACGAAATCGATTCGTACTGCCGATCCCTATCACAGCTAACCTCTGAAGGAGTGATCGCCGGTGCGTAACACTCAATCAACTCAACTGCTTTTCGAACTTTCCCATCCTGGTCGCCGTGCAGCCCTGCTGCCCAAACTGGATCCAGAAATCGCAGCGGCAAGCGAACCGTTGCCAGCACACCAGACAAACGATGCACCGCCTCCACTGCCAGAATTGGCCGAAGGGGACGTGGTTCGCCACTTCACGAACCTATCGACGCTGAACATGAGCGTCGATACGCACTTCTATCCGCTGGGCAGTTGTACGATGAAGTACAACCCCAAACGAAACGAGCGACTGGCAAGCCTGCCTGGGCTGGCGGACGTGCATCCACTGCAACCGGCTGAAACAATCCAGGGAATGCTGGCGATCCTGTATGAACTTCAGCACATGTTGGCTGAAATCAGTGGGCTTCCGGGCGTTTCGCTCCAGCCCGCTGCCGGCGCGCACGGGGAACTGGCCGCGATGATGGTCGCCCAAGCCTACTTTGCGAAAAAAGGGGAAAACCGCCCGATCGTGCTGACCGCGGACTCGGCGCATGGAACCAACCCCGCCAGCGCTGCGATGGCAGGATTCCAAACCAAGACCGTCAAAAGCAATGCGGATGGCTTGGTCGATTTCGAAGATTTGAAATCAAAATTGAACGATCAGGTCGCCGTGTTCATGTTGACCAACCCCAACACACTGGGATTGTTTGACCACCAGATTCGCGAAATCACCGACGCCGTGCATGCGGCGGGCGGCCTGGTTTACGCCGACGGGGCAAACATGAATGCGATCCTGGGAATCTCACGCCCCGGCGATTTTGGTGCGGACATGATGCACTACAACCCGCACAAAACCTTTAGCGGGCCTCATGGCGGCGGAGGCCCCGGAGCGGGCCCGATCTGCGTTCGCGATTTCCTCGAACCTTACCTCCCCTCCCCCACGATCCGCTACGACGCCGAACAGGACATGTACCTGCTGGACGACGACCGACCGGATTCGATTGGTCGTATCCGAAGCTTCTTTGGCAACACGGGCGTCCTGCTGCGGGCTTACTTCTACATCCGCAGCTACGGCGGTGAAGGATTACGACAAGTCAGCGAAGACGCCGTACTGGGCGCCAACTACTTGCTAAGCAAAGTCAAACACATCCTGCACGTCCCTCACGGCGATCGCTGCATGCATGAATTTGTGGCATCGGCATCCAAGCTGAAAAAGGAAAAAGGGATTTCAGCGATGGACCTTGCCAAACGGATCTTGGATTTTGGGTTCCACGCACCAACGGTTTACTTCCCGCTGGTTGTCGACGAAGCGGTCATGGTCGAACCGACGGAAACCGAAAGCAAAGAAACCCTCGATGCATTTGCAGCCGCCCTGTTCCGCGTTACCGAGGAATCGGGAGACCTGATCCACGACGCTCCACACAGCACGCGGGTCAGCCGCCCCAATGACGTTGCGGCTGCACGCAATCCAATCATGCGATGGACCAAGGACAAGTGAGCGACAGCCAGCCTGCCAATAACCCGGCCTCCTCCAGCGATGCCAGCACTGGCGGTGCCTCCGCGGATCAATCGCCGCGGTTGATCATCGACGGTCCGTCCAGCGCCGCCTGGAACATGGCGTTGGACCAAGCGATCCTCGATTCGGTGTCCGCAGGCGGAGGCCCGGTGCTGCGGTTTTACGAATGGGATGTGCCAACGCTTAGCCTCGGTTATTTCCAATCGCTCGCCGATCGGTCGGGGCATGCCGCCAGCCATTCGATACCGGTTGTCCGGCGTTCAACCGGAGGCGGAGCGATCGTGCATCACCATGAATTGACGTACAGCCTCACGCTTCCGATCACCGACCGAGCCGCAACATCGGTTCAGAGAATCTATGATCGGGTGCATTCGGCAATCCGCAAAACGATGCTGGAATTTGGCGTGGCACTGGAACGGGCCGGGCAGCGTCCCGCCCCCCCCACACCTCCATTCCTCTGCTTTCAGCGTCGCGCCGAAGAAGACCTTCTTTGTGCGGGCTATAAGGTCGGCGGAAGTGCGCAGCGAAGGACCGCCCGAGCGGTACTGCAGCATGGCAGCATCTTGCTAAATGTCAGTCAATTTGCTCCGGAATTGCCGGGCATAACCGACCTATCTGGCCGACATATGAAAAGGAGCGAAATTTACGAAGCACTCTGCAAACACCTGCCCCCTCAACAAGGGCCCCCTACAGAGTGGATTAAGTCAAGTCCTTTTGA comes from the Roseimaritima multifibrata genome and includes:
- the gcvPB gene encoding aminomethyl-transferring glycine dehydrogenase subunit GcvPB — encoded protein: MRNTQSTQLLFELSHPGRRAALLPKLDPEIAAASEPLPAHQTNDAPPPLPELAEGDVVRHFTNLSTLNMSVDTHFYPLGSCTMKYNPKRNERLASLPGLADVHPLQPAETIQGMLAILYELQHMLAEISGLPGVSLQPAAGAHGELAAMMVAQAYFAKKGENRPIVLTADSAHGTNPASAAMAGFQTKTVKSNADGLVDFEDLKSKLNDQVAVFMLTNPNTLGLFDHQIREITDAVHAAGGLVYADGANMNAILGISRPGDFGADMMHYNPHKTFSGPHGGGGPGAGPICVRDFLEPYLPSPTIRYDAEQDMYLLDDDRPDSIGRIRSFFGNTGVLLRAYFYIRSYGGEGLRQVSEDAVLGANYLLSKVKHILHVPHGDRCMHEFVASASKLKKEKGISAMDLAKRILDFGFHAPTVYFPLVVDEAVMVEPTETESKETLDAFAAALFRVTEESGDLIHDAPHSTRVSRPNDVAAARNPIMRWTKDK
- the gcvPA gene encoding aminomethyl-transferring glycine dehydrogenase subunit GcvPA gives rise to the protein MYLFHTDEDRQAMLKSIGAESVDELIHSQVPENARFEGTLQLPPALSEMEMQREVERAAAQNASAASHVCFMGGGAYDHFVPATVDAIASRGEFFTSYTPYQAEVSQGNLQAMFEYETLVTQLTGLDVSNASLYDGGSAAVEAVMMALSVVKGRNKVVTSAAVHPEYRQILETYLRGLQCELVVAPYDASGTSSGIADYIDDKTACVLIQHPNFFGRLEEVQQIADATHAAGALLVQSFDPISVGRLKRPGDMGADIAVAEGQGLGNPLNFGGPYLGIMACRNELVRRLPGRIAGQTVDRRGNRCWVLTLQTREQHIRRERATSNICSNQTLLALRATIYLSLLGPEGLKETAEHCLQKTQYMQKQVASLERFSVPFAGPVFKEFVVKDHDGSVANLIESMRGDGYLAGVPLGQWYPELSDCYLIAVTERRTRDEIDSYCRSLSQLTSEGVIAGA
- the gcvT gene encoding glycine cleavage system aminomethyltransferase GcvT, giving the protein MTSSLAATPLLPWHRSAGATLAPFAGYEMPIQYGSIVEEHQACRNAATLFDVSHMGRLRFDGTDAAALLDHLLTRRVSDLKEGQIRYSLMCNEEGGILDDVLVSNLTTPSGLNYHLLVVNASNREKIVKWITPHLADFPSVTMTDRTDLTAMIAIQGPRAMEICGNLFKSDPSRLKYYRGTITEQFSKPAIVTRTGYTGEDGIEIIVRAEEAMRIWENLILAGRKHGLIAAGLGARDTLRLEAGMPLYGHELNEQIDPLTAGLKFACNLEGRSFIGDEALRTIAQQGPTRTRVGLLPEGRRPVREGCDILSNEGAVIGSVTSGAPSPTLGKPIAMGYVDNAFAAVDSSLQIDNRGRTQAATITSLPFYKRER
- a CDS encoding lipoate--protein ligase family protein; this translates as MDQGQVSDSQPANNPASSSDASTGGASADQSPRLIIDGPSSAAWNMALDQAILDSVSAGGGPVLRFYEWDVPTLSLGYFQSLADRSGHAASHSIPVVRRSTGGGAIVHHHELTYSLTLPITDRAATSVQRIYDRVHSAIRKTMLEFGVALERAGQRPAPPTPPFLCFQRRAEEDLLCAGYKVGGSAQRRTARAVLQHGSILLNVSQFAPELPGITDLSGRHMKRSEIYEALCKHLPPQQGPPTEWIKSSPFEMELKQADNWVEKRFTEPGWLKRRP
- the gcvH gene encoding glycine cleavage system protein GcvH, which produces MNPEQLLYAETHEWVHIDDQGDQKIATLGISAFAIEQLNDLVYMDLPAVGTALDAGQEFGEVESVKAVSPLYTPIAGEVLEVNSDLPDNLEWLNEEPYGKGWVIKLKVTDDSGLANLLDHAAYEKQCAESG